Below is a window of Agrobacterium vitis DNA.
GGCAGGGCAATGCCATAAAAGGCCGTCTCGTCCTTAAACCATGATGCGTGCCACTGAAATAGAAACATGGAGCCTTCATGCCGGAATTACCAGAGGTGGAAACCGTAAAACGGGGACTGGCGCCGTCCATGGAAGGGCGGCGGCTGTCCCGTCTGGAATTGCGGCGGCCGGATCTGCGCTTCCCTTTGCCGGTCGATTTTGCGGCGAGGACGCAAGGCCGGCTGATCATCTCCCTGTCGCGGCGGGCGAAATACCTGCTGATCGATCTCGATGATGGTGTGTCGATTGTCTCCCATCTCGGGATGTCCGGCTCCTATCGGATCGAAGCCGAAAATGGGATAGGCCTGCCTGGCCAGTTCCATATGGCGCGCTCCCGCGATGAAAAGCATGACCACGTGATCTTCCATCTGGGCGGACCGGAGGGCAGTCCTCTCAGAGTGATCTATAATGACCCGCGCCGCTTCGGTTTCATGGATATGGTCGAGCGCCGTCACATGGATCGTCATGCGGCCTTTGCCGGGCTGGGGCCGGAGCCGGTTGGCAATGCGCTCGATGCCGACTATCTGGCCCTCCGGTTCAAGGGCAAGGCGCAGCCTTTGAAAACGGCCCTTCTCGATCAGAAGGTGATTGCCGGTCTTGGCAATATCTATGTCTGCGAAGCCTTGTGGCGGGCGCATCTGTCGCCGGAAACACCGGCGCGCGCGCTGGTCAATGCGCAGGGAAAGCCCGTGGCGGCACTGGAAGACCTGACGCAGGCCATTCGCACGGTCATCGCCGAGGCGATCGAGGCTGGCGGTTCCTCGCTGCGCGATCATATCCAGGCGGATGGCTCGCTTGGTTATTTCCAGCACAGTTTCAATGTCTATGACCGCGAAGGCGAAGCCTGCCGCACGCCCGGCTGCACAGGGACGGTCGAGCGCATGACCCAGGCGGGACGGTCTACCTTCCATTGCCCAAAGTGCCAGAGATAAGGCGCCTTCGTGCCTCTGGTCAAAACGGTGTGGCGCTTCGAACACACGCCTGCCGGCACAAAGGTTGAGAAAGCGCGTTGACGACGCCGTTCTTTCCCGCTATATGCCCGGCCACAGTTAGGAAAGCTTATCGCTTTCCACGATTGCTCCCGAATTGCTGGTATTGCAGGTCGCAACGACTTGGCGGCGAAGGTGGAGTTTTGGTTCGTATTCGAGAGAGGCATCCATGGCCAATACTACATCGGCGAAGAAGGCGACCCGCAAGATCGCTCGCCGCACCGCAATCAACAAGAGCCGCCGTACGCGCGTTCGCAACTTTGTCCGCAAGGTTGAAGAAGCCATCGCTTCTGGCGATCAGGCACTGGCCGCAGCTGCATTGAAGGCTGCCCAGCCTGAACTGCATCGCGCTGCTTCCAAGGGCGTTGTTCACGCCAATACCGCGTCGCGCAAGATTTCGCGTCTTGCCAGCCGCGTCAAGGCACTCGCCGCCTAATTTTCGTCGAAAAATTAACATTTTGATCAGCCTGGCTTTTTAGCCGGGCTTTTCGTGTTTTGATATTTTTCTCATTTCATCACTATTGCACGTTACGGTTTCATGTCACTCCAGTGACACGATATTTCTTTTTAGATCAATGACTTGCCGGAGGTTCTCCGTCTTGGATGATCTTTCCTTTACGGCAGGACTGTGCGATTTTGAGTCAAGTGATTTTTTTATTTTCAGGCAATATCAGGGCTTGCAATGATGGAGCCCACCAAACTCCTTGATTCAAAAGCGATTCTTTTTTGGCTTTTGTGCTCCGAGAAACTTCCGGGACGGAGTCAATGGCGCGCTGTTAATTTTAGGTAAAATTCATTGTTGATCTCGGCATTCGATCCTGCCTAAATGCATTTCAAGAGAGGTGCGGATCTTGGCTCCTGTCGGAAAGACACAAGCTGCAAAAGCTGGTTTTTTCGAAAATGCCTCTCCGGGCGGAACGGCTCAGTTTCGTTTCATCATACATTGGTTCTCATGCGGAACTCGTTTCCATTTCAGGAAACGGGAGTTGGAGTTTGTGTGTCCAGCTTAAGTTGGAAGCATACTATTTAAATTTCGGAATAAGAGAGGGAAAGACTGGCCCGAC
It encodes the following:
- the rpsT gene encoding 30S ribosomal protein S20, producing the protein MANTTSAKKATRKIARRTAINKSRRTRVRNFVRKVEEAIASGDQALAAAALKAAQPELHRAASKGVVHANTASRKISRLASRVKALAA
- the mutM gene encoding bifunctional DNA-formamidopyrimidine glycosylase/DNA-(apurinic or apyrimidinic site) lyase, which translates into the protein MPELPEVETVKRGLAPSMEGRRLSRLELRRPDLRFPLPVDFAARTQGRLIISLSRRAKYLLIDLDDGVSIVSHLGMSGSYRIEAENGIGLPGQFHMARSRDEKHDHVIFHLGGPEGSPLRVIYNDPRRFGFMDMVERRHMDRHAAFAGLGPEPVGNALDADYLALRFKGKAQPLKTALLDQKVIAGLGNIYVCEALWRAHLSPETPARALVNAQGKPVAALEDLTQAIRTVIAEAIEAGGSSLRDHIQADGSLGYFQHSFNVYDREGEACRTPGCTGTVERMTQAGRSTFHCPKCQR